A genomic stretch from Candidatus Bathyarchaeota archaeon includes:
- a CDS encoding formylmethanofuran dehydrogenase subunit C — translation MINLYAKREFTLPIFAECITPDNFQGKTIEEIEILKVWEGNKEKKLGELFKVEKIKREEEKNLTITIYGDLSKIRKIGAEMTTGEIVIHGNVGMYLGQEMKGGKITVRGNAAGWVGTMIKGGTIEIFGNAGDYLGAPYRGSTQGMRGGKIIVHGNVGNEAGAYMRKGIIKIYGAAGQFTGLRMRNGTIYVKENCGGRVGACMTGGKIVVGGYLESVMPTFTIDSIKKKVKIEENEKIEGPFYLFIGDLTENGEGKLYVSKEKNPQLSHYEKFL, via the coding sequence ATGATAAACCTATACGCAAAAAGGGAATTCACGCTTCCAATATTCGCAGAATGCATAACACCAGACAACTTTCAAGGAAAAACGATAGAAGAAATTGAAATATTAAAGGTTTGGGAAGGAAACAAGGAGAAAAAACTTGGAGAACTATTCAAAGTTGAAAAGATCAAGAGGGAAGAAGAGAAAAATCTAACCATAACAATTTATGGCGACTTAAGTAAAATTCGGAAAATCGGAGCTGAAATGACCACTGGCGAAATAGTGATTCACGGAAACGTTGGCATGTATCTGGGGCAAGAAATGAAGGGTGGAAAAATAACTGTTCGTGGAAATGCAGCTGGCTGGGTCGGCACAATGATAAAAGGTGGAACAATCGAAATTTTCGGAAACGCAGGCGACTACTTGGGAGCTCCCTACAGGGGAAGCACTCAAGGAATGCGTGGTGGAAAAATAATAGTTCATGGAAACGTTGGAAACGAGGCTGGAGCGTACATGCGGAAGGGAATAATCAAAATTTACGGCGCAGCCGGACAGTTTACTGGTTTAAGAATGCGCAATGGAACAATATATGTTAAAGAAAACTGCGGAGGACGTGTCGGAGCCTGCATGACCGGTGGAAAAATAGTTGTAGGCGGATACTTGGAATCTGTCATGCCAACATTTACAATTGACAGCATCAAGAAGAAAGTAAAAATTGAAGAAAATGAAAAAATTGAAGGGCCTTTCTACCTATTTATTGGAGATTTAACCGAGAACGGAGAGGGAAAACTATACGTTTCCAAAGAAAAAAATCCCCAGTTAAGCCATTATGAAAAATTTCTCTAA
- a CDS encoding methenyltetrahydromethanopterin cyclohydrolase, translating into MNVPSVNRLAWKLVEKLREKSELYNVHVEKLSSGTTIIDAGIKAKGGFQAGKIITEICMGGCGKARITCENYGETKLPSIFVYTDNPVIATLGSQFAGWQIKEGDYFAIGSGPARALSLKPKEIYEKIGYKDDYDRAVVVLETSKYPPQSLIDRFVNECKVSHENLAIVLTPTASLAGATQVSGRIVETGIHKLSKVGLDPNKILYAWGHAPISPLHPKFTIAMARTNDAILYGGVTYYVVDYENEEELERIVKSAPSSASRDYGRPFIEIFKEVNYDFYKIDPNLFAPAVLIVNNLRTGNTFKAGKINVEILMESLGFKS; encoded by the coding sequence TTGAATGTTCCAAGCGTAAACCGTTTGGCATGGAAGCTAGTAGAAAAATTACGTGAAAAATCGGAACTCTACAATGTTCATGTTGAGAAGTTAAGTTCAGGCACCACCATAATTGATGCTGGAATAAAAGCTAAAGGCGGTTTTCAAGCTGGAAAAATAATAACCGAAATTTGCATGGGTGGATGTGGAAAAGCAAGAATTACATGCGAAAACTACGGTGAAACAAAACTTCCATCAATTTTCGTTTATACTGATAATCCAGTTATTGCAACGCTCGGTTCACAGTTTGCCGGTTGGCAAATAAAAGAAGGGGACTACTTTGCAATCGGCTCTGGGCCAGCTAGGGCTCTGTCACTAAAGCCTAAGGAAATTTACGAGAAAATAGGTTACAAAGACGATTACGATAGGGCTGTTGTCGTTTTAGAAACCAGTAAATATCCGCCGCAAAGTCTAATTGACCGCTTCGTGAACGAATGTAAAGTTTCACATGAAAACTTAGCTATTGTTTTAACTCCAACTGCAAGTTTGGCTGGTGCAACTCAAGTTTCTGGTAGAATAGTTGAAACTGGAATTCATAAACTCAGCAAGGTTGGACTTGACCCAAATAAAATATTGTATGCTTGGGGTCATGCGCCAATTTCGCCTTTACATCCAAAATTTACCATTGCCATGGCGAGAACCAACGACGCCATTCTTTATGGAGGAGTAACTTACTATGTTGTGGATTATGAAAACGAGGAAGAACTCGAAAGGATAGTTAAGTCCGCACCTTCCAGTGCTTCCAGAGACTATGGGAGACCATTTATAGAAATATTTAAGGAAGTAAACTACGACTTCTACAAAATTGACCCAAATCTATTCGCCCCGGCAGTTCTTATAGTTAACAATCTAAGGACTGGTAACACATTTAAGGCTGGAAAAATTAATGTTGAGATACTAATGGAATCATTGGGTTTCAAATCCTAG
- a CDS encoding formylmethanofuran dehydrogenase subunit A, protein LCKVNKLLNLPHTIHVHTNNLGKPGNYATTLDTMKCVEDLAEDGKPAIHITHCQFSAFKGEDWKTMESGAAEIAKYVNAHSHVTLDMGQVVFTDTTTMTADGPFQYTLYELTGNKWVNHDVETETGAGIVPFHYRRKSYVHSTQWSIGLELALLIKDPWKIYLTTDHPNAAPFITYPRIIMWLMSRKAREETLKRTHKKTQRKSLLYTIDRELDFYEIAIMTRAGQAKALGLKNKGHLGIGADADIAIYKFNPEQIDPAKNYTLVRRAFENSAYTIKDGEIVAKDGEIVKHVTGRTIWLDIKVSDPWRVTEDFKRRFREYWTVEYENYPVSEHYLAVSSPITIKAEV, encoded by the coding sequence GCCTATGCAAGGTGAATAAGCTTTTGAATTTACCGCACACAATTCATGTTCACACAAATAATCTTGGAAAACCCGGAAACTATGCTACGACATTGGATACTATGAAATGCGTTGAGGATCTGGCTGAGGATGGAAAACCAGCGATTCACATAACTCATTGCCAATTCAGCGCCTTCAAGGGTGAGGACTGGAAGACTATGGAGTCAGGTGCGGCTGAAATCGCCAAATATGTCAACGCCCACTCACATGTCACATTAGATATGGGGCAAGTCGTATTCACTGATACAACCACCATGACGGCTGACGGCCCATTCCAATATACCCTCTACGAGCTTACTGGAAACAAGTGGGTAAATCACGACGTGGAAACTGAAACGGGTGCTGGAATAGTTCCATTCCATTATAGAAGAAAAAGTTATGTGCATTCAACCCAGTGGAGCATAGGCTTAGAACTAGCCCTGCTCATTAAGGATCCATGGAAAATCTACTTGACAACGGATCATCCAAACGCCGCTCCCTTCATAACTTATCCAAGAATAATCATGTGGCTCATGAGCAGAAAGGCAAGAGAGGAGACTCTGAAAAGGACCCATAAGAAAACCCAGAGGAAAAGTCTACTCTATACCATAGACCGTGAATTAGACTTCTACGAAATAGCCATCATGACAAGGGCTGGCCAAGCCAAGGCTTTAGGCCTAAAGAATAAGGGGCATCTAGGCATAGGTGCAGACGCTGATATAGCAATCTACAAGTTTAATCCAGAACAGATAGATCCGGCGAAGAATTATACGCTTGTTAGGAGAGCATTTGAAAATTCAGCCTATACAATAAAGGATGGAGAAATAGTGGCGAAGGACGGCGAAATAGTCAAACATGTTACGGGCAGAACCATATGGCTTGACATAAAGGTTTCAGATCCATGGCGAGTAACGGAAGACTTTAAGCGAAGATTCAGGGAATACTGGACCGTTGAGTATGAAAATTATCCAGTTTCCGAGCATTATCTTGCAGTTTCAAGTCCAATAACCATAAAGGCGGAGGTCTGA